In a genomic window of Epinephelus lanceolatus isolate andai-2023 chromosome 3, ASM4190304v1, whole genome shotgun sequence:
- the tmem134 gene encoding transmembrane protein 134 isoform X1, translating to MATQFSIDDAFVLEGDEEGAVSDGEAEGWKGRDKDREGEMTFGPLSFSKPQTHPSPAATGSPEHSNLKYQNLENEDALGSNGNSSFNNFFKISDPATLSYCSSQWSFSTLSSVTQLSAHCCGWVSHPLVKKNRKVVLASFLLLITGVALIFTGIVIQLNPNAGVSSAIFFVPGFLLFIPGVYHVIYISCAVRGRRGFKLFYLPYFEK from the exons atggcaacgcaGTTTAGTATCGATGATGCCTTTGTATTGGAGGGAGATGAGGAGGGAGCTGTGTCTgatggagaggcagagggatggaagggcagagacaaggacagagaaggagagatgaCATTTggtcctctttctttctctaaaCCTCAGACTCATCCCTCACCTGCTGCTACTGGCTCCCCTGAACACAGTAACCTAAAGTatcag AATCTGGAAAATGAAGATGCCTTGGGCAGCAATGGAAATTCCTCTTTCAATAACTTCTTCAAAATCAG CGACCCTGCCACTCTGTCTTACTGCAGCTCTCAGTGGTCCTTCAGCACCTTGAGTTCTGTCACACAGCTTTCTGCACACTGCTGTGG GTGGGTGTCCCACCCGCTGGTGAAGAAAAACAGGAAAGTTGTTCTTGCTTCGTTCCTTCTCCTCATCACTGGAGTTG ctcTTATTTTCACAGGTATTGTCATACAGCTGAATCCAAATGCAG GTGTTTCAAGTGCTATTTTCTTTGTACCTGGATTCCTTCTCTTCATCCCTGGAG TGTACCATGTGATCTACATCAGCTGTGCAGTCCGTGGAAGAAGAGGCTTCAAATTGTTCTACCtaccttattttgaaaaatga
- the tmem134 gene encoding transmembrane protein 134 isoform X2 — protein sequence MATQFSIDDAFVLEGDEEGAVSDGEAEGWKGRDKDREGEMTFGPLSFSKPQTHPSPAATGSPEHSNLKYQNLENEDALGSNGNSSFNNFFKISDPATLSYCSSQWSFSTLSSVTQLSAHCCGWVSHPLVKKNRKVVLASFLLLITGVGVSSAIFFVPGFLLFIPGVYHVIYISCAVRGRRGFKLFYLPYFEK from the exons atggcaacgcaGTTTAGTATCGATGATGCCTTTGTATTGGAGGGAGATGAGGAGGGAGCTGTGTCTgatggagaggcagagggatggaagggcagagacaaggacagagaaggagagatgaCATTTggtcctctttctttctctaaaCCTCAGACTCATCCCTCACCTGCTGCTACTGGCTCCCCTGAACACAGTAACCTAAAGTatcag AATCTGGAAAATGAAGATGCCTTGGGCAGCAATGGAAATTCCTCTTTCAATAACTTCTTCAAAATCAG CGACCCTGCCACTCTGTCTTACTGCAGCTCTCAGTGGTCCTTCAGCACCTTGAGTTCTGTCACACAGCTTTCTGCACACTGCTGTGG GTGGGTGTCCCACCCGCTGGTGAAGAAAAACAGGAAAGTTGTTCTTGCTTCGTTCCTTCTCCTCATCACTGGAGTTG GTGTTTCAAGTGCTATTTTCTTTGTACCTGGATTCCTTCTCTTCATCCCTGGAG TGTACCATGTGATCTACATCAGCTGTGCAGTCCGTGGAAGAAGAGGCTTCAAATTGTTCTACCtaccttattttgaaaaatga
- the aip gene encoding AH receptor-interacting protein: MEEEARKLFEEGIRKKLISPGKGELSSFPNGTKVVFHYRTSLLDGTVLDDSRTMGGRNKPMELILGKKFKLAVWERVVITMKKGEIAEFTCDIKHTSLYPLVSQSLRNISAGKDPLEGQRHCCGIAQIHSHHSLGHKDLDQLQASLQPLVFTIELLEVMPPGTFQLDVWAMTDEEKLEFVPQIHEEGNTLFKQGQIQEATEKYYNGVACLKNLQMKEHPGDEAWVKLDHMITPLLLNYCQCKLLQGQYYEVIEHCTSIVFKYEDNVKAFYKRAKAHAAVWNEVEARADFNKVLELDPSLGPSVAKELKAMEERIRTKEKEEKGRYKGLFNYNTPPATATTG, from the exons ATGGAGGAAGAGGCACGCAAGCTTTTCGAGGAAGGAATAAGAAAGAAATTGATCAGTCCTGGTAAAGGAGAGCTATCGTCCTTTCCTAATGGAACCAAG GTAGTCTTCCACTACCGCACCAGCCTGTTGGATGGCACAGTGCTGGATGACTCCAGAACCATGGGGGGCCGCAACAAACCCATGGAGCTCATCTTGGGCAAGAAGTTCAAATTAGCTGTGTGGGAGAGGGTGGTCATCACCATGAAAAAGGGCGAAATTGCAGAATTTACCTGCGACATCAAG CACACGTCGCTGTACCCGCTTGTGTCCCAGTCCCTGAGAAACATCAGCGCTGGTAAGGACCCGCTGGAAGGTCAGAGGCATTGCTGTGGCATTGCCCAGATCCACTCCCACCACTCTCTGGGGCACAAGGACCTGGATCAGCTTCAAGCCAGTCTACAGCCTCTTGTCTTCACCATCGAGCTGCTGGAG GTTATGCCTCCAGGAACGTTCCAGCTCGATGTGTGGGCTATGACAGATGAAGAGAAACTCGAGTTCGTGCCTCAAATCCATGAGGAGGGCAACACACTTTTCAAACAGGGCCAGATTCAGGAAGCCACAGAGAAGTACTACAATGGAGTTGCCTGCCTCAAAAATCTACAGATGAAG GAGCACCCTGGAGATGAAGCATGGGTAAAGTTGGACCATATGATCACACCACTGCTCCTCAACTACTGCCAGTGCAAGCTACTCCAGGGCCAGTACTACGAAGTCATAGAACACTGCACGTCCATTGTCTTCAAATATGAGG ACAATGTGAAGGCCTTCTACAAGCGGGCTAAGGCCCACGCTGCAGTGTGGAATGAGGTAGAGGCACGGGCGGACTTCAATAAGGTGTTGGAGCTGGACCCCTCTCTGGGGCCGTCTGTTGCCAAGGAGCTGAAGGCCATGGAGGAGAGGATCCGCACCaaagagaaggaggaaaagGGTCGCTACAAAGGCCTATTTAACTACAACACACCACCAGCCACTGCCACTACA GGTTGA
- the cdk2ap2 gene encoding cyclin-dependent kinase 2-associated protein 2: protein MSYKPIAPAPSGSNHTPPGSSVPSPSLPSSSNFRPAFSDFGPPSMGFVQPVKVSQGSTYSELLSVIEEMSREIRPTYAGSKSAMERLKRGIIHARALVRECLAETERSART, encoded by the exons ATGAGTTACAAACCCATTGCTCCTGCGCCGTCTGGCTCCAACCACACGCCTCCAG gATCCTCTGTCCCCTCTCCATCCCTGCCCTCGTCATCCAACTTTAGGCCGGCATTTAGTGACTTTGGCCCACCCTCCATGGGCTTTGTTCAG cctgTCAAAGTGTCTCAAGGGTCCACCTACAGTGAGCTTCTGTCTGTCATCGAGGAGATGAGCCGTGAGATCAGGCCAACATACGCTGGGAGCAAGAGCGCTATGGAGAGGCTAAAGAGAG GAATAATCCATGCCCGTGCACTGGTCAGGGAGTGTCTTGCAGAGACGGAGAGAAGCGCCCGCACATAA